From the Chthoniobacterales bacterium genome, one window contains:
- a CDS encoding transcriptional regulator: MPRIPSLVTARPTRPAVRLGPAEREVIEFFVHLGRYLSLPRSVGEIYGLLFACGEKLTLDDMVARLGISKGSASQGLRLLRGAGAVRVSHQPGDRKDYYEAESELPALVHGLLRDQLALRIEHANRRLGRLHSVVADPRNGAPHGLSARVERLASWNKKARRLVPLVSTFLRM; this comes from the coding sequence ATGCCCCGCATTCCCTCCTTGGTCACAGCGCGCCCTACGCGACCGGCCGTCCGCTTGGGACCGGCCGAACGCGAGGTGATCGAATTTTTCGTCCACCTCGGCAGATACCTTTCGTTGCCGCGTTCCGTCGGGGAAATCTACGGTCTGCTCTTTGCCTGCGGAGAAAAGCTCACTCTCGACGACATGGTGGCCAGGCTGGGCATCAGCAAGGGTTCCGCCAGCCAAGGGTTGCGTCTGCTTCGGGGTGCGGGGGCGGTGCGGGTGAGTCATCAGCCCGGCGATCGCAAAGATTATTACGAGGCCGAGTCGGAGTTGCCCGCGCTGGTGCACGGGCTTCTGCGCGACCAACTCGCGCTGCGGATTGAGCATGCGAACCGGCGACTGGGGCGACTGCACTCTGTCGTCGCGGACCCGCGCAACGGCGCTCCCCACGGTCTCTCCGCGCGCGTTGAACGTCTCGCTTCCTGGAACAAAAAGGCGCGCCGTCTTGTGCCGCTCGTCTCCACTTTCCTGAGGATGTAA
- a CDS encoding O-antigen ligase family protein, translating into MTKRTPAWVHREDLFIVPPGGWVLAGTLLLSIVLAGGRPLWAQGVVAAGVGILWLVWPPQTLPKRGVLWMLLLLVLVPLVSYLPTALATPPAWRTALYQLPAIAPSPVLTPQPWLTLHVWFLWLCGVALAGWCACQSWDHYNRDTLARMFAGSVAAVAAFAIVASLAGSNPSFWQSTDNFGPFLNRNQWGSLLGMTSIVALALVHQSLRHGSKRGFFFWAVALAILVFALLRNGSRGGVVVLFAGGFAYWMFFGLARKQYRYAAIAVSFLLLSFAFFSYGGGQLVERFTGLRETVETAGEGDFRLEFYRMTRAMLADAPLTGFGLGNFEYVLPFYLDFAPVFNRRPAHPESSFLWLACEGGWLAVIVVGAALTMVIAMGHRARRSRATTIRSAGMACALVLVMNAFFEVSGHRIGTLFPALFLASLALPAASGGTARMRTTLAARFLGAVVAGVGLLWIIGGLGRPALPEVQGTTALREQAGKLKEAGDTQGAVTLLHEAAHLLPLDWSTHWALASYLLEMGNTQDAWGEFRASGALLPYMDWVIEKEGYFWLPISPARAVYAWNEAMRRAPSGRRAQMYAGYLNKAKNNKELTAMLMRLRPEDPEFEFARVRAAGDAGPRRLELLLKKTNGLALAPEPLVEPVMRYMLERGLGAQLDQLVEASPRLKLIGYRVLADRAARENRLADALELHLQYAPRPSLPAPISRSDLRSIERAAALAPMDIATAIAYYQALEAARRGDDAYRQLRHIMSMPNAPSYVWYLAAQAAYERGQFEEGWKYLQAYSQKTKK; encoded by the coding sequence ATGACCAAGCGGACACCGGCGTGGGTTCACCGCGAAGACCTCTTCATCGTGCCGCCCGGAGGCTGGGTTCTCGCGGGCACGTTGCTGCTGTCGATCGTGCTGGCAGGCGGACGCCCGCTCTGGGCGCAGGGAGTCGTGGCGGCGGGGGTCGGCATTCTTTGGTTGGTCTGGCCACCGCAGACTTTGCCGAAAAGAGGAGTGCTTTGGATGCTGCTGCTGCTCGTTCTGGTTCCTTTGGTTTCTTATTTGCCGACGGCGTTGGCCACGCCTCCGGCTTGGCGGACTGCGCTGTATCAGTTGCCGGCCATTGCGCCCTCACCCGTCTTGACTCCGCAGCCGTGGCTCACGCTCCATGTGTGGTTCCTCTGGCTCTGCGGCGTTGCCTTGGCCGGGTGGTGCGCCTGTCAGTCATGGGACCATTACAACCGTGACACACTTGCCCGGATGTTCGCCGGATCCGTGGCGGCGGTGGCTGCGTTTGCCATCGTTGCATCTTTAGCCGGCTCCAATCCCTCCTTTTGGCAGAGCACGGACAACTTCGGGCCGTTCCTCAACCGGAATCAATGGGGCTCGCTCTTGGGCATGACAAGCATCGTCGCATTGGCGTTGGTGCATCAATCCCTGCGGCACGGCAGCAAAAGGGGATTTTTCTTCTGGGCCGTGGCCCTTGCGATCCTGGTATTTGCCCTGCTGCGCAACGGCTCGCGCGGAGGTGTCGTGGTCTTGTTCGCGGGGGGCTTCGCTTATTGGATGTTCTTCGGCCTCGCCCGCAAACAATACCGCTATGCCGCGATCGCCGTCTCGTTCCTCTTGTTGTCGTTTGCGTTTTTCTCCTACGGCGGCGGCCAGTTGGTCGAGCGCTTCACGGGTTTGCGCGAGACCGTGGAAACCGCGGGCGAAGGCGATTTCCGTCTGGAGTTTTACCGGATGACACGAGCCATGCTGGCGGACGCACCGCTGACCGGTTTCGGGCTCGGGAACTTCGAATACGTGCTGCCCTTCTATCTCGATTTCGCCCCCGTTTTCAACCGGCGGCCCGCGCATCCCGAAAGCAGCTTCCTTTGGCTCGCATGCGAAGGCGGGTGGCTTGCCGTGATTGTGGTGGGAGCCGCTTTGACCATGGTCATCGCCATGGGTCACCGCGCAAGGCGCTCGCGCGCGACAACCATCCGGTCCGCCGGGATGGCTTGCGCCCTGGTGCTTGTCATGAACGCGTTTTTCGAGGTCAGCGGTCACAGAATCGGCACTTTGTTTCCCGCACTCTTCCTTGCCTCGCTTGCCCTGCCTGCCGCCTCCGGCGGGACTGCCAGAATGCGCACCACCCTGGCCGCGCGCTTTTTGGGTGCCGTTGTTGCCGGAGTCGGGCTGCTTTGGATCATTGGCGGCCTGGGGCGTCCAGCGCTGCCCGAGGTGCAAGGAACCACCGCTCTGCGCGAGCAAGCCGGAAAGTTGAAAGAAGCCGGCGACACCCAAGGCGCCGTGACTCTGCTGCACGAGGCCGCACACCTTCTTCCTTTGGACTGGAGCACACACTGGGCGCTGGCGAGCTACTTGCTCGAAATGGGAAACACCCAAGATGCGTGGGGCGAGTTCCGCGCGTCGGGTGCACTGCTTCCCTACATGGACTGGGTGATCGAGAAGGAAGGGTATTTCTGGCTTCCGATAAGTCCGGCCCGCGCCGTCTATGCATGGAACGAAGCCATGCGCCGCGCACCGTCCGGGCGCCGCGCGCAAATGTATGCGGGGTATCTCAACAAAGCGAAAAACAACAAGGAACTTACGGCGATGCTCATGCGTCTTCGGCCGGAAGATCCTGAGTTCGAATTCGCGCGGGTGCGTGCAGCCGGAGACGCCGGACCGAGGCGCCTTGAGTTGCTTCTGAAAAAAACCAACGGCTTGGCTTTGGCACCGGAACCGCTCGTTGAGCCGGTCATGCGGTATATGCTCGAACGCGGCCTGGGTGCCCAACTCGACCAACTGGTCGAGGCTTCACCCCGTCTCAAACTCATCGGATACCGGGTGCTGGCAGATCGCGCGGCCCGGGAGAATCGTCTGGCCGACGCTCTTGAACTGCACCTGCAATACGCTCCGCGCCCGTCGTTGCCCGCGCCGATCAGCCGCAGCGATCTCCGCAGCATCGAACGGGCTGCCGCGCTTGCCCCGATGGATATCGCCACCGCCATCGCCTACTATCAGGCCCTGGAAGCCGCACGACGCGGCGACGACGCCTACCGGCAACTGCGGCACATCATGAGTATGCCGAACGCCCCGAGCTATGTATGGTATCTTGCGGCCCAAGCCGCCTACGAACGCGGGCAATTCGAGGAAGGCTGGAAATACCTGCAGGCTTACAGCCAGAAGACCAAGAAATGA